One genomic window of Thermodesulfovibrionales bacterium includes the following:
- a CDS encoding rubredoxin, whose product MAEVSTEAGQYVCQQCGYIYNPAKGDKKGNIPPGVTFEELPEDWVCPLCGARKARFSPMLD is encoded by the coding sequence ATGGCAGAGGTGAGCACAGAGGCAGGACAGTATGTATGTCAGCAGTGCGGGTATATATATAACCCTGCAAAGGGAGACAAGAAAGGGAATATCCCTCCCGGAGTGACGTTTGAAGAACTGCCGGAAGATTGGGTCTGCCCTCTCTGCGGTGCAAGGAAAGCACGATTCTCTCCCATGCTGGACTAA
- a CDS encoding ferritin-like domain-containing protein, with protein MASRKLLDKLNDAIAREIQVSVQYMWQHVMVRGINSESLGGVFKGIAMAEMKHAEEIAERLDYLGGVPTTKPTPIEVGKTAQEMLRIDKKAEEDAMELYKEIVALADKEGDIVTKKLFESILSDEEKHHNTFSTLLED; from the coding sequence ATGGCAAGCAGGAAATTGTTGGACAAGCTCAATGATGCAATTGCGAGGGAGATTCAGGTGAGCGTGCAGTACATGTGGCAGCACGTGATGGTGAGAGGCATTAATTCCGAGTCGTTGGGCGGCGTCTTCAAGGGGATAGCGATGGCTGAGATGAAACATGCAGAGGAGATCGCCGAAAGGCTCGATTACCTTGGAGGTGTCCCGACAACAAAGCCTACCCCCATCGAAGTCGGCAAGACCGCTCAGGAGATGCTCAGGATAGATAAAAAGGCGGAAGAAGATGCGATGGAACTTTATAAAGAAATCGTTGCCCTCGCCGATAAAGAAGGAGACATTGTAACAAAAAAGCTTTTTGAAAGCATCCTCTCCGACGAAGAGAAGCATCACAACACCTTCTCAACTCTTTTGGAAGACTAG